The DNA region TTATCAAAACATAAAACCCTCAGATTAAATCCTCTTAAAAGCTCAACTACTCTCTTCCCAATGCTTCCTGTGCCTATAACTCCTAAGGTTTTCTCACTTAATTCATTTCCTATAAATCTATTCCAGTTCCCTCCCCTAGTTTTCTTGTCAGAAAGATTTATCTTTCTCAAAACATTTATAATCAAACCAACCGTAAGTTCAGCCACAGCGTTACTGTTTACTCCTGGAGTATTTGTAACCACAATATTTCTCCTCTTGGATTCTTCCAAATCAATATTATCTACTCCTACACCATACTTTGATATTACCTTTAATTTATTAGCATTCTTTAAAACCTCAGATGTTACAGGATCAATCCCCACAATAAGCCCATCCAAGTCTTTTACTAACTCCTTCATCTCCTCCTCAGTTAACACTCTTCCCAAAGGATTAATTATTACCTCTATCTCTTCTTTCCTGAAAATTTCCTCAAATCTATCTTTTACTTTTTCAAAACTTCTTGGAGTAATAAGCACTTTGAACAAAAACATCTCTCCCTTCTTTTAAAATCTTTTAGGAACAATTGCTTCCCTTGTCAACTTCAGGTTTTCAATCATTTTGTCTAATCTTTTTAAGGCTACGCCTATATACAAAGTATCTATAATAGAAAGTTGAGCTATCCTTGCAGAAGTACTCTCCGTTCTATAAAAGGTTTCTTCAGAAGAAACCGAGAGCTTTATGTCAAGAACCCTATCAAGAGGGGTTTTCGCATAATGAGTAATTCCAATTGTAGTAGCACCTCTATTTTTGGCAAGTTCCAAAGCCTCAAAAATATCTTTACTACTTCCTGATGCCGATATCCCTATAACCACATCCTGAGGTTCAAGGATACTTGCAGACATTGCCATCATATGGCTATCTATATAAGCCACGGTAGGAATTCCAGTTTTCATAAATTTATGCTGAGCATCAAGGGCTACAGGTCCCGATCCTCCAACTCCATATATCTGAAGTTGTCTTGCATTCAAAATAGCATCAATTGCTCTTTCGATTTCTTTTACAGAAATGACATTTAACGTAGACTCCATTGCCCTTATATTCGCCGAGAAAACTTTTTTAAGAATTGTTTCCAAATCGTCTCCCTCTTGTACTGCTTGATGTACAGTCTTAATAGGTTGAATTTTCTCCGTTGCAAGAGCAATCTTTAATTCTTGAAAACCTCTAAGCCCAAGTTTTTTGCACATTCTCACTATAGTTGCTTCACTTACTCCTATTCTTTCGGCAAGTTCTGTGATTGGAAGATGAAGAACTTCCTGCCAACGAGCTAAAATATAATTTGCTACTTTTTCTTCCGAATCTCTAAAGCTCTCTTTTTGTTCCTTTATCTTCTCAAGAATACTATTATCCATTTTGTTCCCCCTAAGA from Dictyoglomus turgidum DSM 6724 includes:
- a CDS encoding phosphoglycerate dehydrogenase, which codes for MFLFKVLITPRSFEKVKDRFEEIFRKEEIEVIINPLGRVLTEEEMKELVKDLDGLIVGIDPVTSEVLKNANKLKVISKYGVGVDNIDLEESKRRNIVVTNTPGVNSNAVAELTVGLIINVLRKINLSDKKTRGGNWNRFIGNELSEKTLGVIGTGSIGKRVVELLRGFNLRVLCFDKYPDYEWASREKIFYVTLQELLEKSDVITIHVPLTNETYHMISERELNMLKRNAVIINTSRGGIIDEEALYKFLKEGRILGAGLDVFENEPPINSPLLKLDNVVVTSHIGAHTEEAVINMARIAVENLVLALKGKEPLYRVC
- a CDS encoding MurR/RpiR family transcriptional regulator encodes the protein MDNSILEKIKEQKESFRDSEEKVANYILARWQEVLHLPITELAERIGVSEATIVRMCKKLGLRGFQELKIALATEKIQPIKTVHQAVQEGDDLETILKKVFSANIRAMESTLNVISVKEIERAIDAILNARQLQIYGVGGSGPVALDAQHKFMKTGIPTVAYIDSHMMAMSASILEPQDVVIGISASGSSKDIFEALELAKNRGATTIGITHYAKTPLDRVLDIKLSVSSEETFYRTESTSARIAQLSIIDTLYIGVALKRLDKMIENLKLTREAIVPKRF